A genome region from Maridesulfovibrio salexigens DSM 2638 includes the following:
- a CDS encoding zeta toxin family protein, whose product MPSKQIVIIAGPNGAGKTTFVDQFLPSLFETPLFVNADKIASGLAPFSPESEAIQAGKLMLKQIDKYVTEGLSFSLETTLSGKGYLRKIPKWQSQEYKVALVFLSLENEQAAIDRVAYRVSQGGHNIPVDVIKRRFHNGLSNFQIYKKLVDEWFLFDNMETGPHLIDFGGKIND is encoded by the coding sequence ATGCCCAGCAAACAGATCGTAATAATTGCAGGCCCTAACGGTGCTGGTAAAACAACCTTTGTTGACCAGTTCCTGCCAAGCCTGTTCGAGACTCCACTTTTCGTCAACGCCGATAAAATTGCCAGTGGATTAGCCCCCTTTTCTCCTGAATCGGAAGCCATTCAAGCTGGCAAACTAATGCTGAAACAGATCGACAAGTACGTTACAGAAGGACTCAGTTTCTCGCTGGAAACAACTCTATCTGGAAAGGGATATCTCAGGAAGATCCCTAAATGGCAGAGCCAAGAATACAAAGTAGCCCTAGTCTTCCTATCACTGGAAAATGAGCAAGCTGCAATAGATCGTGTAGCCTACCGGGTATCGCAGGGTGGGCACAATATCCCAGTGGATGTCATCAAAAGACGCTTCCACAATGGATTAAGCAATTTTCAAATATACAAAAAGCTTGTGGATGAATGGTTTCTGTTCGATAATATGGAAACAGGGCCACACCTGATCGACTTTGGAGGAAAGATAAATGACTAA
- a CDS encoding OsmC family protein has translation MNTVVDLTFKDGMQISAKIREHEVLTDVPADHGGADEAQTPFELFFSSLACCAGVYAKRFFESKNLSTDGFGIRLVCESDPEQNGMRVAKVNYEVTLPKDFPEKYEKPLMRTIDQCTVKKQVLNPPEFEISFLR, from the coding sequence ATGAATACAGTGGTTGATTTGACTTTCAAAGACGGGATGCAAATCTCAGCGAAGATACGTGAGCATGAAGTTTTGACTGATGTTCCGGCTGATCATGGCGGTGCGGATGAAGCTCAGACTCCCTTTGAACTCTTCTTTTCTTCTCTGGCTTGTTGTGCTGGTGTGTATGCCAAGCGTTTTTTTGAGAGCAAAAATCTTTCTACCGATGGATTCGGAATCCGCTTAGTTTGTGAATCCGATCCGGAACAGAATGGAATGCGGGTTGCTAAAGTGAATTATGAAGTCACTCTTCCGAAAGATTTTCCTGAGAAGTACGAAAAGCCTCTCATGCGCACTATTGACCAGTGCACAGTAAAAAAACAGGTCTTGAATCCACCTGAATTTGAGATCTCCTTCTTGAGATAA
- a CDS encoding DUF2971 domain-containing protein, translating into MILYKYFSCEGKNEEEKRACFLNFLKKPYLRFTPPKYFNDPFEARPTSSVLGSSYVAKSHKHFYEGIYRTQYNVLCLTRSPLNKLMWAHYAQDHTGYVLGINVNHEVFSNHKTCTIPVQFGNVIYTTTRPTNTLINNTKNPYQTIYRNYSLDNAEHISRCFLYKSLDWAYEEEVRIVKYFGDYGTYPGDTNESIIELKKYFDTPTINGSKMFDLKIKKNWIKEIYIGANNSVVQENIIEDVSKDLDGCKLYKCHLNDYEWNLRCEEIRLSQRI; encoded by the coding sequence ATGATTTTATACAAATATTTCAGCTGTGAGGGAAAGAACGAAGAAGAAAAGCGCGCATGTTTTTTAAATTTTTTAAAAAAACCATACTTAAGATTCACCCCTCCCAAATACTTCAATGATCCTTTTGAAGCCAGACCAACCTCCTCCGTTTTAGGGTCGTCGTATGTAGCCAAAAGCCATAAACATTTCTATGAAGGCATATACAGAACTCAATACAATGTACTATGCCTAACTCGCTCTCCATTAAACAAGCTTATGTGGGCTCATTATGCACAGGATCACACAGGATATGTTTTAGGAATCAATGTTAACCATGAAGTTTTTTCAAATCACAAGACATGTACCATACCTGTTCAATTTGGCAATGTAATATATACCACCACTAGACCAACTAATACATTAATAAATAACACCAAAAATCCATACCAAACAATTTATAGAAACTACTCTTTAGACAATGCAGAGCACATATCAAGATGCTTTCTGTATAAATCACTAGACTGGGCATACGAAGAAGAAGTCAGAATTGTTAAATACTTTGGAGACTACGGCACATATCCCGGAGATACAAACGAATCAATTATCGAGCTAAAAAAATACTTTGATACCCCAACAATTAATGGCTCTAAAATGTTTGATCTCAAGATCAAAAAAAATTGGATTAAAGAGATATACATTGGCGCCAACAATTCAGTTGTGCAAGAAAACATCATAGAAGATGTAAGCAAGGATCTGGATGGATGCAAATTATACAAATGCCATCTCAATGACTATGAATGGAATTTAAGATGTGAAGAAATTAGACTCTCCCAAAGGATTTGA
- a CDS encoding alpha-keto acid decarboxylase family protein, whose translation MGQTVIQHLLERLKEIGITDIFGVPGDYSFPVNDAFCTDSDFNWIGCCNELNAAYAADGYARIKGKSAVCTTYGVGELSAINGIAGCYAENLPVFHIVGIPKCSVQRNGNLIHHSLGNGEFDLFYKMTQPVVCASTILTAENTVAEVERCINAALTKKQPVYIAVPADEALKELGCTKPHTLPLPVSDQDTLDTVIPLIIERLEKAESAIAMVGALIGRYELHEPMLEFIDKSSIPFTSMFMAKGTLSETHPNFIGVYNGRILDEKVQQTVESADLVVSFGTIRSDINTGAFTVNIRPNHEIKIHPDRVCIGHAVYHNVLLEDVLHELSARIGNLSLPIPMTPQGLGEPVGAADDEITADSLYPRIERFFAANDIIMGETGTPSMGLVNARLPKDAVFFNQTLWGSIGWGTPAAFGAALAAPDRRTLLITGEGAHQMTVQEICQFARFKLKPIIICVNNDGYLIERLLCEDPYIYYNDLAQWNYSKLPEALGMDGWFSAKVTTNRELDEALQKAAAADNGCYIEVVTGMMESPKMGRVLNEIVVKGPGWKA comes from the coding sequence ATGGGCCAGACAGTTATCCAGCATTTGCTTGAACGGCTGAAAGAAATCGGAATAACGGATATTTTCGGGGTTCCGGGCGATTATTCCTTCCCGGTTAATGATGCCTTCTGCACAGATTCGGACTTCAACTGGATCGGCTGCTGCAACGAACTCAACGCCGCCTACGCCGCAGACGGCTACGCCCGTATCAAAGGTAAATCCGCTGTCTGCACGACCTATGGCGTTGGCGAACTGAGCGCCATTAATGGTATTGCCGGATGCTATGCCGAGAACTTGCCTGTCTTCCATATTGTGGGCATTCCCAAATGCTCGGTGCAGCGCAACGGCAACCTTATCCACCATTCACTTGGTAACGGTGAATTCGACCTCTTTTATAAAATGACCCAGCCTGTGGTCTGCGCCAGTACCATCCTTACTGCCGAAAATACCGTGGCAGAAGTGGAACGCTGCATTAACGCCGCGCTGACCAAAAAACAGCCCGTCTATATTGCGGTGCCTGCAGATGAAGCGCTCAAGGAACTGGGCTGCACCAAGCCGCATACCCTGCCCTTGCCTGTCAGCGATCAGGACACCCTTGATACGGTCATTCCTTTGATAATCGAAAGGCTGGAGAAAGCTGAAAGTGCCATCGCTATGGTTGGTGCTCTTATCGGTCGCTATGAGCTGCACGAACCCATGCTGGAATTCATCGATAAATCCAGCATCCCCTTTACTTCCATGTTCATGGCCAAGGGAACGCTCTCCGAAACGCATCCCAATTTTATCGGGGTCTATAACGGGCGCATTCTTGATGAAAAGGTACAACAAACCGTTGAATCAGCTGATCTGGTGGTCAGCTTCGGTACTATCCGCTCAGACATCAACACCGGGGCGTTTACCGTAAATATCAGGCCGAATCATGAAATCAAAATCCATCCTGACCGTGTCTGCATCGGGCATGCGGTTTACCATAATGTGCTGCTGGAAGACGTGTTGCACGAACTGTCAGCTCGTATCGGGAACCTATCCCTGCCAATCCCCATGACTCCGCAGGGACTCGGTGAACCTGTGGGGGCAGCGGATGATGAGATCACTGCGGACTCGCTTTACCCGCGCATCGAACGCTTTTTCGCGGCGAATGACATCATCATGGGTGAGACCGGAACGCCTTCAATGGGTCTGGTCAATGCCCGCCTGCCTAAGGATGCGGTCTTCTTCAACCAAACTCTCTGGGGCTCCATCGGCTGGGGTACTCCGGCAGCTTTCGGAGCAGCACTTGCCGCTCCTGATCGCCGAACTTTGCTGATCACCGGGGAAGGTGCACACCAGATGACCGTACAGGAAATCTGCCAGTTTGCACGCTTCAAGCTCAAGCCCATAATCATCTGCGTGAATAATGACGGCTATCTAATTGAGCGGCTGCTCTGCGAAGATCCCTACATATATTATAATGATCTGGCCCAGTGGAATTACAGCAAACTGCCTGAGGCTCTCGGTATGGACGGCTGGTTCAGCGCAAAGGTGACCACCAACCGCGAATTGGACGAGGCATTGCAAAAAGCCGCTGCTGCTGACAACGGATGCTACATAGAAGTGGTGACCGGAATGATGGAAAGCCCGAAGATGGGGCGAGTTCTGAACGAGATTGTTGTAAAAGGACCGGGCTGGAAGGCTTAA
- a CDS encoding winged helix-turn-helix domain-containing protein: MNKNIDPPELGSTAALVQMDTHNPTIRLHLWLEGGEGVFFGYGRLLLLDKIETCGSLKKASEELGMSYRAAWGKIKQTEHVLGFQLMERAGSRRSGYRLTEAGRLVRDKYLEWFNKVEQDARARAEEIFPWKSKSFGES; the protein is encoded by the coding sequence ATGAACAAGAACATCGACCCGCCCGAATTGGGTTCAACCGCGGCTTTGGTCCAGATGGATACCCACAATCCAACAATCCGGCTGCATCTCTGGCTGGAGGGAGGCGAGGGGGTGTTCTTCGGTTACGGCAGACTGCTTCTGCTGGATAAGATTGAAACCTGCGGATCGCTTAAAAAAGCATCCGAAGAGCTGGGCATGTCCTACCGCGCTGCTTGGGGTAAGATCAAACAGACCGAGCATGTTCTGGGATTCCAGCTCATGGAACGGGCAGGCAGCAGGCGCAGCGGTTACCGTCTGACCGAGGCCGGACGTCTTGTGCGCGACAAGTACCTAGAGTGGTTTAACAAGGTTGAGCAGGATGCCCGCGCAAGGGCAGAGGAAATTTTTCCTTGGAAGTCCAAGAGCTTTGGGGAAAGTTAA
- a CDS encoding FmdE family protein yields MNLEASICQENTPVRDDSIGPYTYDEFIEAARRFHGSPAPGLILGGYMMEEARKHLPEGTLFDAISETSWCLPDAVQMLTLCSTGNGWLRVKNLGVYALSLYDKYTGEGVRIRVDPEKLKDWPETESWFFKRRPKHEQDSVKLHAEIRQAGASFCSIEAVQIKPEAMIKRSKGGITTCPICGDAYPGSFGAICRSCQGESPYASRDAGLKASTAKLPEGLKVVPVDEAEGKTAVHDMTRIVPGESKGPEFRKDHDFTAHDICRLQMIGKNHIYVDEGDIPEGEWVHENEAARTFGRIMAGDGICPDGEPKEGKVTLLAEHDGILVSDLEMMNRFNLVPDVMVAARKSGTLVKEGTRIAGTRAIPLYLSRENFSRAVSALNGDPLFKVLPLQRKKVGILITGDEVFNGLIDDKFESVITAKVQALGCEVVRSVIKPDNREEIRDAALFLMKEGCDLLITTAGMSVDPDDVTRHGLVDAGVSDLLYGAPVLPGTMLLLAKAGKARVIGVPACALFFKTTSLDLVLPKVIAGQDITRSDLAALADGGYCMECKVCTFPKCPFGK; encoded by the coding sequence ATGAATCTTGAAGCCTCTATTTGTCAGGAAAATACCCCGGTCCGCGATGATTCCATAGGTCCGTATACATATGATGAATTTATTGAAGCTGCCCGTAGATTTCACGGCAGCCCTGCACCGGGACTCATTCTCGGTGGCTATATGATGGAGGAGGCCCGCAAGCATCTTCCTGAAGGTACACTTTTCGATGCCATTTCCGAAACTTCGTGGTGTCTGCCTGATGCAGTGCAGATGCTGACATTGTGCAGTACAGGAAACGGCTGGTTGCGAGTTAAGAATCTCGGGGTCTATGCCCTGTCTCTCTACGATAAGTACACTGGCGAGGGTGTTCGTATCCGGGTAGACCCCGAGAAGCTTAAAGACTGGCCGGAAACTGAATCATGGTTTTTTAAAAGACGTCCAAAGCATGAACAGGATTCAGTAAAGCTTCATGCCGAAATCCGCCAAGCCGGAGCCTCTTTCTGTTCCATCGAGGCTGTGCAGATCAAACCGGAAGCGATGATCAAGCGCAGCAAGGGTGGAATCACTACCTGTCCCATATGCGGCGATGCGTATCCCGGTTCTTTCGGGGCTATCTGTAGAAGCTGTCAGGGAGAAAGTCCGTACGCCAGTCGCGATGCCGGACTCAAGGCTTCCACAGCTAAGCTGCCTGAAGGACTCAAAGTTGTCCCGGTGGATGAAGCTGAAGGCAAGACCGCAGTTCACGACATGACCCGCATTGTTCCCGGAGAAAGCAAGGGGCCGGAATTCCGCAAGGACCATGATTTCACTGCCCACGATATTTGTAGATTACAGATGATCGGCAAGAACCACATTTATGTGGATGAAGGCGATATTCCCGAAGGGGAGTGGGTACACGAGAACGAGGCTGCCCGGACATTCGGTCGCATAATGGCCGGGGACGGAATCTGTCCCGACGGCGAGCCCAAGGAAGGCAAGGTCACCCTGCTCGCCGAACATGACGGGATTCTGGTCAGTGATCTTGAAATGATGAACCGTTTTAACCTCGTTCCAGATGTGATGGTTGCGGCCCGTAAGAGTGGTACTCTGGTCAAAGAAGGCACACGTATTGCCGGAACACGGGCCATCCCTCTCTACCTTTCCCGCGAGAATTTTTCCCGCGCTGTTTCTGCGCTGAATGGCGATCCGCTGTTCAAGGTTCTTCCCTTACAACGTAAGAAGGTCGGCATCCTCATTACCGGGGATGAGGTTTTCAACGGCCTGATCGACGATAAATTTGAGTCTGTCATCACCGCAAAGGTGCAGGCATTGGGCTGCGAAGTTGTCCGCTCTGTCATCAAACCGGACAATCGTGAAGAAATCCGCGACGCGGCCCTTTTTCTCATGAAAGAAGGTTGTGACCTGCTCATCACAACCGCCGGAATGTCTGTTGATCCTGATGACGTGACTCGCCACGGCCTGGTGGATGCCGGAGTATCCGACCTCCTTTATGGTGCTCCGGTACTCCCCGGCACTATGTTGCTGTTAGCTAAGGCTGGCAAAGCAAGGGTTATCGGTGTTCCGGCCTGTGCACTTTTTTTCAAGACAACCAGCTTGGACCTTGTACTTCCCAAGGTGATTGCAGGGCAGGATATCACCCGCAGTGATCTCGCTGCACTAGCTGACGGCGGATACTGTATGGAATGCAAGGTTTGCACTTTCCCCAAATGTCCTTTTGGAAAATAG
- a CDS encoding MBL fold metallo-hydrolase — translation MEIEQYLVGSARITRIEETLITTMTLDHLIPEWGGQDGIEKIALEQRSLEGNISENIVLSVHSWLVELEGRVLLIDTGIGNGKIREFNAAFHNLNTSFLHRLKAVGIIPEQIDFVLLTHLHADHVGWNTVCRDGHWIPTFPNATYVFSEKELSFFSTPEGASRRVVFEDSVLPVIESGQAVLIKDEGGKPFEAFSFKATPGHSSGHMVISLHSDAQEAIFVGDTMHNPIQVIRPDWNSVFCYDSKLARKSRQQVLHYAAESGAVLFPSHFHGSCAGKVIRNKDGFIWQPIDPFQE, via the coding sequence ATGGAAATAGAACAGTATTTAGTTGGGTCTGCACGAATTACACGTATTGAAGAAACTTTGATTACAACCATGACTCTTGATCATCTTATCCCTGAATGGGGTGGGCAAGACGGTATTGAGAAAATAGCGTTGGAACAAAGAAGTTTGGAAGGGAACATATCTGAGAATATTGTACTAAGTGTACATTCATGGCTGGTGGAGTTAGAAGGCCGAGTTCTTCTTATTGATACAGGAATCGGCAACGGGAAGATACGTGAGTTTAATGCTGCTTTTCACAATTTAAATACTTCATTTCTGCATAGGCTCAAGGCTGTTGGCATAATCCCTGAACAAATAGATTTTGTTTTACTTACTCACTTACATGCCGACCATGTTGGGTGGAACACAGTATGTAGAGATGGGCATTGGATTCCAACCTTTCCCAATGCCACATATGTCTTTTCTGAAAAGGAATTGTCCTTTTTTTCTACTCCGGAAGGAGCTTCGCGACGAGTCGTTTTCGAAGATAGTGTGCTTCCTGTGATTGAGTCTGGTCAAGCTGTATTAATTAAAGATGAAGGCGGAAAACCGTTTGAAGCTTTTTCATTTAAAGCAACCCCCGGTCACAGTTCTGGGCATATGGTAATCTCTCTGCATTCAGATGCGCAAGAAGCTATTTTTGTCGGTGATACCATGCACAATCCAATTCAGGTTATTCGTCCTGATTGGAATTCCGTTTTCTGTTATGATTCCAAATTAGCTCGTAAATCTAGACAGCAGGTCTTGCATTATGCAGCTGAAAGTGGGGCCGTGTTGTTTCCATCTCATTTTCACGGTTCATGTGCAGGCAAGGTTATACGGAATAAAGATGGTTTTATATGGCAACCTATTGATCCTTTTCAAGAATAA
- a CDS encoding LysR family transcriptional regulator has product MELRHLRYFLKVAQTENVRKASEILHISQPTVSRQIQDLEEELGVLLFDRLPRGLRLNEAGRVYQDEIKSLFFQLEAAKEIAKRVATGESGRLRIGYLEVAAWKGIVPEVLQDFNTSNPSVHMELLPINTPQQLNLIESGELDGGFVYPFDILAQSFTAYSVRSGGVVVALPAKWEIPDDPFPHLNDFKELPFVGFPRSEYPAYYDKIMGACSAQGFSPNFVQEANGEGAILSLVSAGIGAAIVNSANTDRPPPLVRFVKPKDLLVPLDLKFVHGFEFCNPVLSLFVESLQRRIIEMEASDNL; this is encoded by the coding sequence ATGGAACTTCGACATCTTCGTTATTTTTTAAAGGTTGCACAGACCGAGAATGTTCGTAAGGCCTCAGAAATATTACACATTAGCCAGCCGACAGTGTCGCGACAGATCCAAGATCTTGAGGAAGAGCTTGGTGTACTTCTTTTTGACCGTTTGCCAAGAGGGTTGCGCTTAAATGAAGCTGGACGTGTTTATCAAGACGAAATTAAGTCTCTATTTTTTCAGCTTGAAGCTGCTAAAGAGATAGCCAAGCGTGTAGCTACAGGAGAAAGTGGACGCCTTCGGATTGGTTATTTGGAAGTGGCTGCATGGAAGGGCATTGTCCCGGAAGTCTTACAAGACTTTAATACATCCAACCCTTCAGTACATATGGAGCTTTTGCCCATCAATACACCGCAACAGCTTAACCTGATTGAAAGCGGTGAACTTGATGGTGGTTTTGTCTATCCATTTGACATCCTCGCCCAAAGTTTTACTGCCTATTCTGTTCGATCTGGTGGGGTTGTTGTCGCTTTGCCAGCAAAATGGGAGATACCTGATGATCCATTTCCTCACTTGAATGATTTTAAAGAACTTCCGTTTGTTGGTTTTCCTCGCTCAGAGTACCCGGCATATTATGATAAAATAATGGGGGCTTGCAGTGCTCAAGGATTTTCTCCCAACTTTGTTCAAGAAGCAAATGGAGAAGGGGCTATACTCAGCTTGGTATCCGCAGGAATAGGTGCGGCTATTGTTAATTCTGCCAATACAGATCGGCCTCCACCTTTGGTACGTTTTGTAAAACCTAAAGATCTGCTAGTTCCACTTGATTTGAAATTCGTACATGGTTTTGAGTTCTGTAATCCTGTCTTGAGTCTTTTTGTTGAAAGCCTTCAAAGGCGAATCATCGAAATGGAGGCTTCTGATAATTTGTAG
- a CDS encoding double-cubane-cluster-containing anaerobic reductase, with amino-acid sequence MNLKPFISFSEYSLAELEDWKDQGKKVAGVYCIYAPDELIRAAGVAPVSLCGKKQAPIKEAERELPASLCPLIKSSYGYAATDTCPFFGFSDIIVAETTCDGKKKMYELMKAIKPLHLMQLPHTQKGEAPFQYWLASLHELEDFLVKYSGVEVTEEALHAEIVLQNKIRKELYELLVLCADRRSPLTARDMLAVQESKSFAVHPENYLQKLQTLRTEVDEYLNRPNLPEKKGVRIMLTGCPVGKGSEKAITITEELGAHVVCMENCSGLKGLTLQVDETGNPYEAIARRYLQVPCSCMSPNPGRLDSIKEMVKTFEIDAIIDLTWLGCHTYNAESTVLRNFVEDEIGLPFLHIETDYSESDIEQLRTRIEAFVELAE; translated from the coding sequence GTGAACTTGAAGCCGTTCATTTCTTTTTCTGAATATAGTCTGGCAGAGCTTGAAGACTGGAAAGACCAAGGGAAAAAAGTTGCCGGGGTCTACTGTATTTATGCTCCTGATGAACTTATCCGCGCAGCAGGAGTTGCTCCGGTTAGTCTTTGCGGAAAAAAACAGGCACCAATTAAGGAAGCTGAACGGGAACTTCCGGCCAGTTTATGTCCACTCATCAAATCCAGCTACGGCTATGCCGCGACAGATACCTGCCCATTTTTCGGCTTCTCAGACATCATTGTCGCCGAGACCACCTGTGACGGCAAAAAGAAAATGTATGAGCTGATGAAAGCCATAAAACCGCTTCATCTCATGCAACTTCCGCATACCCAGAAAGGGGAAGCTCCCTTCCAATACTGGCTGGCATCCCTCCATGAACTTGAAGATTTTCTCGTTAAATATTCCGGCGTAGAAGTTACCGAAGAAGCTCTGCACGCTGAAATCGTTCTGCAAAACAAAATCCGCAAGGAACTCTACGAACTGTTGGTTCTTTGCGCGGACAGACGCTCCCCGCTTACCGCCCGCGACATGCTCGCAGTGCAGGAAAGCAAAAGCTTCGCAGTGCATCCTGAAAATTATCTGCAAAAATTACAGACCCTGCGTACTGAGGTTGATGAATATCTGAACCGCCCGAACCTGCCGGAAAAGAAAGGCGTGCGCATAATGCTGACCGGATGCCCGGTAGGTAAAGGATCTGAAAAAGCGATTACCATCACCGAAGAACTGGGTGCACACGTGGTCTGCATGGAGAACTGTTCCGGGCTTAAGGGACTGACTCTTCAGGTGGATGAGACAGGAAATCCCTACGAAGCAATCGCCCGTCGTTACCTACAGGTTCCCTGCTCCTGCATGAGCCCCAACCCCGGCAGACTGGATTCCATCAAAGAGATGGTCAAAACCTTTGAAATAGACGCAATTATCGATCTCACGTGGCTGGGATGTCATACCTACAATGCAGAATCCACTGTTCTGCGTAATTTCGTGGAGGACGAAATAGGTCTGCCATTCCTGCACATTGAGACCGACTATTCCGAATCAGACATTGAGCAACTACGGACCCGTATTGAGGCGTTTGTAGAGCTTGCTGAATAA
- a CDS encoding CmpA/NrtA family ABC transporter substrate-binding protein encodes MNFKAFFNKGFVILAAFLLACSFSAGAAHAAKSKLPSLYMGYIFTTHHTPIMVAAIKGKEFQKSGAYLEEMVPKQKFRLMNAEGKPLAVINLIVSKSGSETSTLFAMNRLDLGLASSTAFMSGIDKGTKMKIVCPLHVDGMSMVFPEGSKVNGYDDVAAAIKASKTPFKIGYHSPTSAPRIAFEGALYNAGFKVTGNPNDAEADILMVDLKSTSNLIPALLSKQVDCWVGPAPHPVVAEHKHVGHIGLDSRDLPPAGAWTDFPCCVMGASEQIIANQPEVVQAMTDLMTAASKWSNNNKKETAAISAKWIGVPAEAVEKSTIIYTTDPTENWIKGEAKFIAMLNNMNKFKGKMKDADITAAKPILFDFSFVEKSLKK; translated from the coding sequence ATGAACTTTAAAGCATTTTTCAACAAAGGATTTGTAATCCTCGCGGCATTTCTGCTGGCATGCAGCTTCAGCGCAGGAGCTGCGCATGCTGCGAAGAGCAAACTTCCCAGCCTGTACATGGGTTACATTTTCACCACCCATCACACCCCGATCATGGTGGCGGCAATCAAGGGTAAGGAATTTCAGAAGTCCGGCGCATATCTGGAAGAAATGGTTCCCAAGCAGAAATTCAGACTCATGAACGCTGAAGGTAAGCCTTTGGCTGTAATCAACCTGATTGTATCCAAAAGCGGTTCCGAAACATCCACCCTGTTCGCCATGAACCGTCTGGACCTCGGCCTTGCTTCCAGCACCGCTTTCATGAGCGGCATCGACAAAGGGACCAAAATGAAAATCGTCTGTCCCCTGCACGTGGACGGTATGAGCATGGTTTTCCCGGAAGGCAGCAAAGTCAACGGATACGATGACGTAGCCGCCGCAATCAAAGCATCCAAAACACCTTTCAAAATCGGTTACCACTCCCCCACCAGTGCACCGCGCATCGCCTTTGAAGGAGCTCTGTACAATGCCGGATTCAAAGTTACCGGCAACCCCAACGATGCAGAAGCCGACATCCTCATGGTTGACCTCAAGTCCACCTCCAACCTTATTCCGGCACTGCTCAGCAAGCAGGTTGACTGCTGGGTCGGACCTGCTCCGCATCCCGTTGTTGCCGAGCACAAGCACGTTGGTCACATCGGTCTTGATTCCCGCGATCTGCCTCCGGCAGGTGCATGGACTGATTTCCCCTGCTGCGTGATGGGTGCCAGCGAACAGATCATCGCCAATCAGCCTGAAGTTGTGCAAGCCATGACCGATCTCATGACCGCTGCTTCCAAGTGGAGCAACAACAATAAAAAAGAAACTGCTGCTATCTCCGCAAAATGGATCGGAGTTCCTGCTGAAGCGGTTGAGAAATCCACTATCATCTACACCACTGATCCTACCGAAAACTGGATCAAAGGTGAGGCGAAGTTTATCGCCATGCTTAACAACATGAATAAGTTCAAAGGCAAAATGAAAGACGCGGATATCACTGCCGCCAAGCCCATTTTGTTCGATTTCTCTTTTGTAGAAAAAAGCTTGAAGAAATAA
- a CDS encoding ABC transporter permease, whose translation MKTRALSLTIPVMAPALLAVVWIGLASEIGNQVILPGIEQVGHIVFNPTEDLISMGSLAGNVLVSLVRVIMGYTLAAAVAIPLGVVMGYYGVVFKFFNGFLNLFRPIPPLAWVPLVMAWFGISSLATLSGVETGQLYIYLDNIKFSMLFIIFIGAFYPILTSTIHGVRNVNKTLIDSARVLGANERQIFRKVLIPAAMPSIITGMRIGLGIAWMCLVSAEMLPGSLSGIGYMITHAFTLASTDIVIAGMISIGAVGAAMDAVFRHIEHKHFSWRRQAG comes from the coding sequence ATGAAAACACGTGCTTTGTCACTTACAATTCCTGTTATGGCTCCGGCTTTGCTGGCTGTGGTCTGGATCGGCCTTGCCAGCGAGATCGGCAATCAGGTCATTCTGCCCGGCATAGAGCAGGTCGGTCATATCGTATTCAATCCCACGGAAGACCTGATCAGCATGGGGTCTTTAGCTGGCAATGTGCTGGTCAGCCTTGTGCGGGTAATCATGGGATATACTTTGGCGGCTGCTGTAGCCATCCCGCTTGGGGTGGTCATGGGATATTACGGGGTGGTGTTTAAATTTTTCAACGGCTTCCTGAACCTGTTCCGGCCCATCCCGCCCTTGGCGTGGGTTCCGCTGGTCATGGCATGGTTCGGAATTTCCAGCCTTGCGACACTAAGCGGTGTGGAAACAGGTCAGCTGTATATCTATCTGGACAACATCAAATTCTCCATGCTGTTCATTATCTTCATCGGAGCATTCTACCCCATCCTGACCTCGACCATTCACGGAGTGCGTAACGTTAATAAAACGCTGATTGATTCCGCGCGGGTTCTCGGTGCAAATGAACGACAGATTTTCCGCAAAGTCCTGATCCCGGCGGCAATGCCTTCCATCATTACCGGAATGCGCATCGGGCTGGGTATTGCATGGATGTGCCTTGTTTCCGCTGAGATGCTTCCCGGATCACTTTCCGGCATCGGCTATATGATCACCCATGCCTTCACGCTGGCCTCCACAGATATCGTCATTGCCGGAATGATTTCCATCGGCGCGGTAGGAGCTGCAATGGATGCGGTATTCCGCCACATTGAGCACAAACACTTTTCATGGCGCAGGCAGGCGGGCTAA